From the Corvus cornix cornix isolate S_Up_H32 chromosome 1A, ASM73873v5, whole genome shotgun sequence genome, the window GGTGTAATGTACATAGAAGAGATGCTGTGAATGCGGCTGTAGTGAGTAGCAGTGTGGTAACATGGCACCTGCTACATGCAGCGATGGGACATGAACATGTGCCAGTTCTGGATACCTGGGCATAGCCACAGGCACCAGCCAGCCTTCCACCCTTCCCAGGCAGCAAGGATAAGCCCCACCTTCTTCACTCCCACCAGTTACTTGATTCCAGGTCCAGCTTAGCCACATACCAGGGAGAGAGAAGTACAGACCCACAACTGACCcgagggagcagcagcagtggttGTAGTTCATTCCAGCCTTCTGTGCAGTATGCAAGAATTAAGGTCAACACAACACAGACACAACAGTGAACTGGCAGATAAAGGTATCAACACTCCTGTATTAAAGTGCAATTCAAAAAGTTACAAACATTcatggttgattttttttttttaaatacagagttGTTAGAATATCTCTAACtcagaaaaagtatttatagATAGGAAACTTACTTCCTCCCCCCATGGAACTGCTTTAGGAATTCATACTTTTAAGTTGTGCAAACCTGACTTGCAGGAGAGCCCTGCCATACAGGGAAGTAAGAGGGAAAACACTCCTTCCCCCTTCTTGTGAAGGTAGGGAGGCTGTAGGAAGAAGTACAATCACCCTATATGTAAAGGATCACAAGGGTCTCCACCAGACTAGAGACTCTTTTCAGAGCAGGTTTAACGGCACTATGTCCTAAGGAAAAAGGATAGGTTGTGGCTGAGCAGACAGAGTCTCTGCAAGAGAACCAAGCATCAGTAACTCCTACCCAGACAGCAGTTCCCAGCCGAGGGCACTGCACCTGTGAGCAACCAACTGGGATTAAACTGCCCACATTGTTCAGATGTGGGCACACACggcctggctccagcagctgacGGAAAAGATGAAGGCCAGTTTTCCCCGGGGAGGTAGCACACAGCGCAAGTTTGCTCAGCAagagggagccagggctgcaggactTGTCTCCTGAAAAGGCTAGTGCCAGGTCATCTTCCTAATGTAACATATTTTGCTCCAAGACAGGCAGCCTCCTGTGCAGCACTTGACTCCATTATGTTTGAAGAACGGCTGCTTGACACAGGATCATTGCGCAGAGATGGGGCCTGCTCGGACAGGGAAAGGAAGACGGATCCTCAGGCCTGCCAGTCTATGAGCTCACTGCCCTGAGGCACACCTTTGTTTGCTTCTCTATCCAATGgctacaaagacaggctgatTGGGGcccatccccttccctctttCGTAGCCAAATGCTTCGGCATTTCTTAAAATGCACTTCTCAAGGTCATCACCCCTCAACTGTTAGTCCAGGAGCCACACACTTCCAGCACAATACCAGATTTCCAAAGTCCCATCTCACACTGAATTGTGCTGGAACTTAAGGAAGTTTAACACCTTTCTAGGGCACCCGAGGATCCATGCAGGGAACCCCATGGCTCTCTACACCTTTCCTCCTGGACAGTGCTTCAGAAGTCAAAAGTTTGGCATTCCAAGTTGTTTTACTCCAACAAGATCCCAGAGCCTTCACATTTTAGTCCTAGATTAGTCATGTGATACGGTTTAATAAGAAGTCCATCTCTCTCCTCAAGCCAATGGCAGGGCAAAAGGTTAGTCCTTCAACCCCATGAGATAAAGCAAGTAAGTAGGAAAGTGCTGTTGTCCTGCCTTGTATTGCCACTGACTTAAATGTTTAAGGAGGGCAGGTGCTCAGCTGCCCAGCGCTATATCTATTGTAGAGAAACAGAGATCTAGAGATATGCTAACTTGAGGGGTACTAACAGCCAAATTGTCTTCAGGGAGAGAGAATGTGGGAGACTGGCTGCAATTTCCTTCTGTTAGTTGTTCTTCTTATCCTCAGGAGGTGCATAAGGAGGCGGCTGATCCTGGAAGGAGATACAGTAGAGTCAACAACCATGCTTGTTTTATGACCAGCTCTTTCCAGGCATTCCCAGGCTTGGCTCACCAGAAATGAGTGCCCTGCAGTGAGCTACAGACAGAACCAAGTGCTATGGTTTAAGCTGTTATTTCATCACACCACTCCTCTCCAGTATCAGTTATGCTCCATGATACATGCTGCCTCCACAACGTTTCTAGGAAAAGTCCCCTCAAAACCAGGTAACAAATGGTCTACTGCAAATGGGccatttaatctgttttaacagccatcctcccttcccttccaggGCTTTGTCCCTGTTGAAGCTCATAGCTCTGACCCAGCAGACAGCAAACCCTGGGCTGAGGGCCAGCTTTGCTGTTCCATCAGTCTCCAGCCTGCCAGAGCCAAGCAAGGCAGTCAAGGGCACAGCCAGACTGTCATGTACCAGATGGAGGCTACACACAACCTACTGGCTGCCACTGACTGAACAGTAAGAGATGTCCCTGTCTCCATGCAGcccagaaagaaagcaaaacagaaacccACATGCTCTCAACCTGTTCTTTAACTCTCCTCATTTTCAGGCCCAATGAATGCAGAGAGCTCTGTGTTTCCTTTGTGCCCATGCAAGTCTGTTATGCCTTTAGGAGTAAGACAGGTAGTAAAGGGCTGTTACTGCATCAATCTTAAGgccttcctgctttcctgacTGAAAATTTAACCAGCCTTCTTCATGGGATCAACATCCATGCCTCCCTCCCAGAAAAATGCATACTTTCTGTGCATGTTCAACATGGAGGTACACTAGACTTTGCTAGGAATGCAAAGCACCATCTCTAGTGACAGAGGAGGGAGTAGGCACATGAAGACCAGGCATGGTACTCACCATGGGCATGTACACGTTGTGTGGGTTGGCAGGGTTGTAATATGCACTGGAAGCAGCTTCCATGGCCTTACTGCCtcctggaaaggaaggaaaagaagccaCCTTAAATTCTGAGGCAATggccccagccccagagccttctcccCAGCCAGTGCTCTTCCAAGGAGGCAACAAAGGCCCAAGGAGCTGACAGGAACTGCAGCAAGCCAGCTTAGaattcagagcagctcaggaaagCTGGCAAGCTGTgcagtgcagggctgagcagctcccTACAGAAGACGTGGAGCTCTTGCAACAACAGCTTCTCCACCCCATGCTGTGCCCATGCCACCCTTAAACCAAGTCCCCAGGCACCCTTTTGCACCCAGACCCTGGCAACCACCCAGTCCCTGGCAACCACCCAGTCCCATTTACCTGGCATCCCTGGGCTcacccaggctgggggagctgagGGGGCTGAGGGTCCCGCAGAAGGTGCCCCGGAGTAGGGCGGTGGAGGTGGCATGTACATGGGGTTCATGTTTGGAAGTGGTGGGTAAATACCTGAAAAAGACAACACCAGGCTGATGCTTTGGACCACGGATCATGGGACAGAGGGGAGAGAGCTCACAGGCCCGACAGCACATTAGCTGTGGACAAGAGCAGTGGTAAGGGAAGCTCCCCAGGCTTGGCAGGGATGCAGACAGCAGGGATCTGATAATTTGCTAATGCCTGTCATGTCAGCAGGCAATAATTCTCTACCAAGCACAATTTGCAAACCACATTTTCACGTAGCTAGAACTATAGCAACACATGGGTGTGATCAACAGCATGTGACAGAGTTTTCAAGGACAAGGATCCTTGCTGGAGACAAAACAACAGTAACCCTCATCGTACCACTGTCATTTCTTCACAGTTAATATCAGAGCCAGTCATCACTACACAACTTCCAAACCTGGAGTCTGGGCGTATGGGTATCCCATGGGCTGTGGAGCAGGTCCATAGGCATTCACTGGAGGTGGTGCATAGGGATATGGTCCGTTCGGTGGCGGAGGGGCAGCGTAGCCTCCCGGCACAGGTGAATAGCCCCTGGGGGCAGGCGGGGGGGGTGCATATCCTCCAGGAACAGGGGTGTATCCATAGCCAGGGTTCTGCAGAGGAACGCCACTGGAAGCTAAGG encodes:
- the WBP2NL gene encoding postacrosomal sheath WW domain-binding protein isoform X1, translating into MALNRNHSQEGGVVIPNAERYRGGRGAGVLKQCKDVELSFSDVTGKPEIFKGTKKGMLYLTPYRMIFVSKGKDPMLSFMMPFYLVKGCSIEQPVFSANYIKGQIQAEAGGGWEGQGTFKLTFNSGGAIEFGQLMFKAASSASSGVPLQNPGYGYTPVPGGYAPPPPAPRGYSPVPGGYAAPPPPNGPYPYAPPPVNAYGPAPQPMGYPYAQTPGIYPPLPNMNPMYMPPPPPYSGAPSAGPSAPSAPPAWVSPGMPGGSKAMEAASSAYYNPANPHNVYMPMDQPPPYAPPEDKKNN
- the WBP2NL gene encoding postacrosomal sheath WW domain-binding protein isoform X2, which gives rise to MALNRNHSQEGGVVIPNAESVLKQCKDVELSFSDVTGKPEIFKGTKKGMLYLTPYRMIFVSKGKDPMLSFMMPFYLVKGCSIEQPVFSANYIKGQIQAEAGGGWEGQGTFKLTFNSGGAIEFGQLMFKAASSASSGVPLQNPGYGYTPVPGGYAPPPPAPRGYSPVPGGYAAPPPPNGPYPYAPPPVNAYGPAPQPMGYPYAQTPGIYPPLPNMNPMYMPPPPPYSGAPSAGPSAPSAPPAWVSPGMPGGSKAMEAASSAYYNPANPHNVYMPMDQPPPYAPPEDKKNN